In Desulfobacteraceae bacterium, the DNA window TCCTGCGGTTTGGGGTCAGGGAGCAGCCCCCGGCGGGCGGCAATCCAGGAGGGCCGAGAGCTCCCGGCTCTTGGCGTCCATCTCACGGGCTTGGGCCGGATCGGTTTCATGGTCATAACCCAGGAGGTGCAGAATCCCGTGAACCAGGAGCGCCATGAGACGCGCCACCATCGGGATGCCGGCCTCCCGGCCCTCACGCGCGGCGGTATCCGCCGAGATCACCACGTCCCCCAGTAGGTGGGGCGAAATCGCGGCAAATTCCCCCTCCTGCATG includes these proteins:
- the ybeY gene encoding rRNA maturation RNase YbeY, with product MEVLIDNRQNRQPIPLRKIKRAAQVVLSALDCPEAELSIVIVDDAEIAELNQRYLQRSGPTNVLAFPMQEGEFAAISPHLLGDVVISADTAAREGREAGIPMVARLMALLVHGILHLLGYDHETDPAQAREMDAKSRELSALLDCRPPGAAP